A part of Cotesia glomerata isolate CgM1 linkage group LG4, MPM_Cglom_v2.3, whole genome shotgun sequence genomic DNA contains:
- the LOC123262439 gene encoding 1-acylglycerol-3-phosphate O-acyltransferase Pnpla3 has product MNLSFAGCGFLGIYHVGVAVCFKKYAPHLLLDKISGASAGAIAACCLLCDLPLGLFTQDLLKVSKEARRKTLGPFSPTFNVQAILLESLQKYLPEDAHTRVNGKLHISLTRVYDGQNVIVSQFNSREDLFQALLATSFVPIFSGLLPPRFHGIRYMDGGFSDNLPTLDDNTITISPFCGESDICPRDFASQMFHVNVANTSIELSRDNIYRFARILFPPNPEILSKMCQQGFDDALRFLHRNNLISCTRCVAIQSPFVVSETLDDNTEYDPECIECKIHRQEALMADLPETVMTILQDAIDSANKGIINWLFKQKSFKLLSVLSLPYTLPVDVMCATINKIISTAPKLSGHIVRIIRDVVKQLNLILPTINIQFISITDLIRFQVALAKYKKNYNEDNIDGIKSCRHDSHVDNRDNFENILQGTSDYEALMAYYYMNQNKNTTAITDLFELKNQKYNPNMNFDKNNVNVQFSDIDSWDEPDWIAQHTLADITGAKNVVDIPADVDVVDGIDVTEDDLGSLELSDRSVEDSNIFSDPESEWVIDKTDKVRANLQQLNLTPNLSSDCRPEVDQPSL; this is encoded by the exons ATGAATTTGTCATTCGCTGGCTGTGGATTTTTGGGAATTTACCACGTTGGAGTAGCGGTTTGCTTCAAAAAATACGCGCCGCATTTGTTGTTGGACAAAATAAGTGGTGCATCAGCGGGTGCTATTGCTGCGTGCTGTCTTCTGTGTGATTTACCCCTCG GACTCTTCACAcaagatttattaaaagtaagcAAAGAAGCAAGAAGAAAGACACTAGGACCATTTAGCCCTACATTCAATGTCCAAGCGATTCTATTAGAATCATTGCAAAAG TATTTACCGGAAGATGCCCACACAAGAGTTAACGGAAAACTCCATATATCATTAACGAGAGTTTACGATGGACAAAATGTTATTGTATCACAGTTCAATTCAAGAGAAGATTTATTCCAG GCTCTTCTTGCAACATCATTTGTACCAATATTTTCTGGTCTACTACCCCCACGTTTCCATGGAATCCGATACATGGACGGAGGTTTTAGTGATAATTTGCCAACATTAGACGATAATACAATAACAATAAGTCCTTTTTGTGGCGAAAGTGACATTTGTCCCCGTGATTTTGCGTCACAAATGTTTCACGTAAATGTTGCCAATACGAGTATTGAGTTGTCACGCGATAATATTTATCGCTTCGCACGAATTTTATTCCCACCTAATCCAGag attttatcaaaaatgtgTCAACAAGGTTTCGACGATGCATTGAGATTTTTACATCGCAATAATCTAATAAGTTGTACTCGTTGCGTGGCGATACAATCACCGTTTGTTGTATCAGAAACACTTGACGATAACACTGAATATGATCCTGAGTGTATTGAGTGCAAAATCCATCGGCAGGAGGCATTAATGGCTGATTTACCAGAAACTGTGATGACTATTCTTCAAGACGCCATTGATTCGGCGAATAAAGGGATCATTAATTGGTTGTTTAAAcagaaaagttttaaattattgtctgTTCTAAGTCTTCCCTACACATTACCAGTTGATGTTATGTGTGCTACTATAAATAA aattatttcaACAGCACCGAAATTAAGTGGTCATATTGTTCGAATAATAAGAGATGTAGTTAAgcaattgaatttaatattaccaacaataaatattcaatttatatcGATAACTGATTTGATAAGATTCCAAGTCGCATTGgctaaatataaaa AAAATTACAATGAAGATAACATCGATGGAATCAAGTCATGTCGCCATGATTCGCATGTAGACAACCGTGACAATTTCGAAAATATTCTACAAGGAACTTCTGACTATGAAGCGCTGATGGCTTATTATTACATGAATCAGAATAAGAATACCACTGCAATAACcgatttatttgaattaaaaaatcaaaagtacAATCCAAATATgaactttgataaaaataacgtcAATGTACAATTTAGCGACATTGATTCTTGGGATGAACCTGATTGGATTGCTCAACATACTCTTGCcgata ttacCGGGGCAAAAAATGTCGTAGACATTCCAGCTGACGTTGATGTAGTAGATGGCATTGACGTAACCGAAGACGATCTAGGTAGTCTCGAATTATCAGACCGATCTGTTGAAGATTCGAACATCTTTTCCGATCCCGAAAGTGAATGGGTTATTGATAAAACTGACAAAGTAAGAGCTAATCTACAACAGCTTAATTTAACCCCTAACCTCTCTTCAGACTGTCGACCGGAAGTTGATCAACCTAgtctttga